In a genomic window of Nocardiopsis mwathae:
- the secY gene encoding preprotein translocase subunit SecY, producing MLGAFVRAFRTPDLRNKLLFTLFILTIFRLGSVLPAPGINSAAIRDQLEAVQQTDAAGVYALINLFSGGALLQLAVFALGIMPYITASIIINLLTVVIPRLETLKKEGQSGQTKITQYTRYLTLALAVLQSTSIIAMARTGQLFQGQIPVHTYMPNQDLLTLVTIVFVMTAGTGVIMWFGELITERGVGNGMSLLIFTQVIATFPSALMTMFQEQEQWLFALICVAGLVLITGVVFIEQAQRRIPVQYAKRMVGRRMYGGSSTYIPLKVNQAGIIPVIFASSLLYLPQLAIGLMGQDSDSRVVRFLSDYFVTGAHPVYMATFFVLIVGFAFFYVAITFNPTEVADNMKKYGGFIPGIRPGRPTAEYLDYVLTRLTTPGS from the coding sequence ACAAGCTGCTGTTCACACTGTTCATCCTGACCATCTTCCGCCTGGGGTCGGTGCTGCCCGCACCGGGCATCAACTCGGCGGCGATCAGAGACCAGCTTGAGGCCGTCCAGCAGACGGACGCCGCCGGCGTCTACGCGCTCATCAACCTCTTCAGCGGTGGCGCGCTGCTGCAGCTGGCCGTGTTCGCGCTGGGCATCATGCCGTACATCACCGCGAGCATCATCATCAACCTGCTCACGGTGGTCATCCCGCGGCTGGAGACGCTGAAGAAGGAGGGCCAGTCCGGGCAGACGAAGATCACGCAGTACACGCGCTATCTGACGCTCGCCCTGGCGGTCCTGCAGTCCACCAGCATCATCGCCATGGCACGGACCGGGCAGCTCTTCCAGGGGCAGATCCCGGTGCACACCTACATGCCCAACCAGGACCTGCTGACCCTGGTCACCATCGTCTTCGTGATGACCGCCGGCACCGGCGTCATCATGTGGTTCGGCGAGCTGATCACCGAGCGCGGCGTCGGCAACGGCATGTCGCTGCTGATCTTCACCCAGGTGATCGCGACCTTCCCGTCGGCGCTCATGACGATGTTCCAGGAGCAGGAGCAGTGGCTCTTCGCCCTGATCTGCGTCGCGGGCCTGGTGCTGATCACCGGTGTGGTCTTCATCGAGCAGGCGCAGCGCCGCATCCCCGTGCAGTACGCCAAGCGGATGGTCGGGCGGCGGATGTACGGCGGCAGCTCCACCTACATCCCGCTCAAGGTCAACCAGGCGGGCATCATCCCGGTCATCTTCGCCTCCTCGCTGCTGTACCTGCCGCAGCTGGCGATCGGCCTGATGGGCCAGGACTCCGACAGCCGGGTTGTGAGGTTCCTCTCCGACTACTTCGTCACCGGTGCCCACCCGGTCTACATGGCCACGTTCTTCGTCCTCATCGTGGGTTTCGCGTTCTTCTACGTGGCGATCACCTTCAACCCCACTGAAGTCGCCGACAACATGAAGAAGTACGGTGGGTTCATCCCGGGTATCCGGCCGGGGCGTCCGACCGCGGAGTACCTGGACTACGTGCTCACGCGTCTCACGACGCCCGGGTCCTG